Below is a genomic region from Candidatus Saccharibacteria bacterium.
ATTTGAATCAATGGGTCAAAATTTACTAGACTCAGGTGCAGCTACCGGATTGTTTGCGGGTATTATTAGTAATACCAATCGTTTCTGCAATACTCAGACTACCGCCAAGAGCATGACTGTAGCCGCTCAAATGTTGGCTGCTGGAGCCGATCAGCAAGCCGTAGTCAAGGCTTTGTTTCAGGACAAGAAGAAAAAACGTTGATAAGACCATTTAAGAGATGAGTTATAGGCAGCTAGATCTTGATATCTCCGAGCAAAGAATTCCAGAAGGAATCTATCTAGTAGATAAACCAGCTGGCTGGAGTTCTTTTGATGTAGTAGCCAAAGTTCGTAAGCTTTCCGGTATCAAGAAGGTTGGACACGCGGGTACTTTAGACCCCTTTGCTACGGGTTTATTGGTAGTAATGGTAGGTAAGCAGTTTACTAAACAATCAGACCATTACCTTGGTATGGAGAAGCTTTATCGGGCATCAGTTTATCTAGGGAATGTTAGTACTAGCTTTGATCCAGAGGGCGATATCAGTCCCTATAGTATTATTCGACCAGACACTAAGCAGGTAGTCGAAGCCCTAGGGTTATTATCTGGTAATTATTTACAGATGCCACCAATCTATAGTGCAATCAAGCTTGCTGGTAAGCGAGCATATAAGCTGGCTAGGGAAGGCAAGAAGCCGGAGATGCAACTAAGGTTGGTGAAGATAATCTCAGTAGACAAGCTGGAGTATACTTATCCACTAGTAAGCTTTGATATTAGAGTTGGTAGCGGAACATATATTCGCTCATTTGCCAATGACCTCGGGGTAATTTTGGGCACTGGTGGATATCTAAAATCACTTAGGAGATTAGAGGTAGGTACTCAGAGGTTGTCTAATTAGTAAAAAAATGCTATACTTAGAATCATGAAGCTTACAGCCAAGCAAGAAACTATTAAAAAGCATGCTAATACCGCACAAGATACTGGATCTGCTGAGGTTCAGGTAGCCCTTTTGACTGAAAGGATTATTGAGATGACTGAACATCTCAAGGTTCACAAGAAAGATAATCATTCTCGCAGAGGATTGCTCGCGATGGTTAGTAAGAGAAGAAAGCTATTAAATTATCTACAAAGGACAGCTCCGGATAAATATACAAAGTTGATCAAAGAACTTAGCTTGCGTAAATAGTTTCAGTCTGGTTTTTATATCACAATAGAAAGATCGGACTGAGTCTAGTCAGTCTAGTCTGGATTTTTCTAAGTCATCTATTGATGAAATAGACTACTTGGGTAAGTTCAGAAGACTTAGGCTCATAAGAGCACTAAAATTATAGGAGGAAAGATGAATAATATAGTTCATCCTTTTGGCAAAGAGTATCGTCAATATGAGACTACATTTGCAGATAAAAAACTAATAGTAGAAGTAAACAAAGTAGCATTTCAGGCCACTGGGTCGGCTTTAGTCCGTTATGGTGATACAGTACTTCTAGCTACTACCACGGTCTCAGAGCAACCAAATGAGTTTGCTGGGTTTTTCCCATTGATGGTGGAGTATCAGGAAAGATGGTATGCCAGTGGCAAAATAGCCGGATCAAGGTTTGTTAAGAGAGAGGGACGACCAAGCGATCGAGCTGTTTTGATCTCTCGTTTGATTGATCGTCCGATTCGTCCGCTGTTCCCAAAGGGTTATAGAAATTCAGTGCAGATTGTAATCACAGCACTTAGTATTGATCCGTCAATACCAACTGAAGTGCTTGGTATCATCGCCGCATCAGTTTCGACGATCTTGGCTGGAGTGCCATTTGATGGTCCAGTTGCTGCTGCCAAGTTTGGTATTATTGACCGCAAATTGGCGATAAACCCAGGCATCGAAGAGGATCAGGAGAGCAGACTAGAACTAGTAGTAGCTGGTAAACAAGATTCCATTATGATGGTAGAGGCTGGTGCTAATGAGGTCCAAGAAGAAACAATTATCAAGGCTTTTGAGCAAGCAATTGAGGCTTGGCAACCAGTGATTGAGTTGCAAAAACAAATTGTCCAGGATTTGGGTATTGAGACCAAACCCTATGAACTCTTTAAGCCTAGTCAAGAAGTCGAACAAAAGATTGTTGAATTTCTGGGTGATGATTGGAGTCAAAAGCTCAACCTGAGTTCAAACAATAACCGCAAAGAAGTTATCAGTAGCTTGAGAGATCAAGTAATAGAGGCCTTGGCCGTCAGTGAATATACTCCAGAGTTGGCTCGTGAAATATCCAGTGACGATATTGCTGATAGATATCCAAAAGGTGAGGTTCTTGAAGCTTTTGAGGGATTGGTTCATAAGCAAGTGCGCCAAGGAATATTGATAGATCAAGAACGGCCTGATGGCAGGAAGTCAACTGATATTAGGACTTTGTCAATGGAAGTTGGGTTCCTCCCAAGGACTCATGGCTCAGCAATTTTTACTAGGGGAGCTACTCAAACTATCTCGGTTGCTACTCTTGGTTCGGTTGGTTCGGCCCAATTGATAGATACTATGGAAGAAGACACTGATAAGCGTTATATGCATCATTACAATTTTCCACCATTTTCTGTTGGTGACGCTAGACCAATGCGATCAGCCGGGAGAAGAGAAATCGGCCACGGAGCATTGGCAGAAAGAGCCATCGAGCCGATGATACCAGATAAAGGTCAGTTCCCGTATACTATTAGAGTAGTATCAGACATTACTTCTAGCAGTGGTTCGACTTCCATGGCTAGTGTTTGTGGTTCAACTCTCTCATTAATGGATGCTGGAGTCCCACTCAAGCGACCTGTTTCTGGTATTGCGATGGGTCTAGTGATAGATAAAGACAATCCAGGTAATTATCAAATATTAAGTGATATTCAAGATGCCGAAGATTTTGCAGGGGATATGGACTTTAAGGTAGCTGGAACAAGCACCGGTATCACCGCCCTGCAAATGGATATCAAGGTTAAGGGACTAACACTTGAGATACTTGGTAAAGCTTTGGATCAGGCAAAACAGGGTAGATTGGAGATTTTAGGCAAAATGCTTGAAGTAATCGACCAACCACGTACTAGCCTTAGTCCTTTTGCTCCTGCAATTATTACCATTCAAATTGATCCAGACAAGATTGGAGCAGTGATTGGTAAGGGAGGAGAGACTATTCAGGGGATCATTGCCGATACTGGTGTAGAGATCGATATTCAGGATGATGGACAGATACTGATTACTTCGCCAGATCAGGTTGCTAGCGATCGAGCTATTGCAATTATTCAGGGTCTTGTAGCAGAACCTGAGATTGGTAAGGTCTATCAGGTTAAGGTAGTTAAGGTCTTAGATTTTGGGGCTTTTGTAGAATACTTGCCAGGCAAGGAGGGAATGATTCATATTTCAGAGATTGCAGATAAGAGGATTGAAGACTTGACTCAAGAAGTAGAAGTAGGTGATCAATTTGAAGCAAAGTTAATTGGTGTGGATGATAGGGGTAGGGTTAAATTAAGCAAAAGAGCTGCCAATCAGTAGTGATGATACTATGAGTAAGTCAGCAAAGCTCCAAGAGATAGCTGAAGCTATAGCATTAGATAGGCTGTATTCTGGAGCTTTGAATCCAGTACCTGGTAGTGGTAATCCAGATGCGAAGTTGGTAATTATTGGTGAAGCTCCTGGCAAAAAAGAAGATCAGTTAGGAGAACCTTTTGTTGGTAGGAGTGGACAGGTACTTAATAAAATGCTTGAGCAGATTGGCTTAGACCGAGATCAGGTATTTATTACCAATGTCGTAAAATATCGTCCACCAGACAATAGAGATCCTAGTGAAGAAGAGATAGTCAAGAGCATTCAGTATCTAGACCAACAATTGGCAGTAATTGACCCAGAATTAATCTTATTGATGGGTAGGCATGCCTTAAATATCTTTTTCCCAGGAGTCAAGATTTCGGAAGCCCACTCTAAGTTGTACAAGAAAGATGATAGACTCTATATACCGCTTTTTCATCCCGCAACTACCCTCTATAATCCGAGCAACCAACAGATTTTATCAGAAGGGTTTGCTATAGTTCAACAAACCCTAAACAAGATTAAGAAATTTAAATAATAATCTAACTATTTAAGAAAAAGGAGAACAATGGATAAACCAGTTCGAAAAAGTCGTTTTGCAATTAGTGCAAAACCACTACAAAGTCAAAAAGATCAAAAACCTAGGCCTATTAATTCAAGACAGCCTAGATCATCGAGACAACCATCTCGTCAAATAAAGCCATCAGAGCCAGCCAAATTACCCAACCTGACTCCGGTTCCCGAGGCTACTTTGCGGATTATTCCAATGGGCGGAGTAGGCAAAGAAGGTATTGGTAAGAATATGATGGCCATTGAGTATCAAAGTGACATTTTGATAGTTGATATGGGGATGGCCTTCCCGACCGAAGAAACTCCGGGAATCGATTATATTATCGCCGATCCTACATATCTGGAGGTCAACAAGCATAAGATTAGGGGGTTACTGATTACTCATGCCCACCTGGATCATATTGGAGGTATTCCTTATATCTTACCAAAGTTTCCAGTACCGATTTATGGTTCTAAATTCACTGTCAAGTTTATTGAAAAGAATATTAGTGAATTCAAATTTACATTTAAGCCCCAGTTTAGAATGATTGATCCTGATTTGCATGAAAAAGTTAGGATAGGGGTCTTCGATGTGGAGTTTGTTAGGGTAATCCATTCAATTGTTGATGCTTGTGCTGTGGTGATAGGTACTCCAGCTGGTAAGATCATCAACACTGGAGATTATCGGTTTGATGATAATCCTTATGACGGAGTGTTTGCTGATAAGACACGGTTCAAAGAATTGGGTGACCAAGGAATACTACTCCTGATGGCTGATAGTACTAGTTGCTACAAGCCAGGATATTCAGTATCAGAGAGGATAGTGAACAAGGGTCTTGAGGAGGTGTTTGAAAAGGCAGGAGATTCGAGGATGATAGTATCTGCTTTTGCTAGTAGTATCACTAGATTACAAATGATTTTGGACCTAGCTTACAAATACAAAAGAACAGTTTTGGTTGATGGACGTTCAATGCTTAGTAATATTGAGTTGGCTATCAAGTATAAGTATATCAACGTTAAGCCTGGAGCAATTACCCCACTTAAGGGCTCTAAAAAATTTCCAGATAGCAAGACCCTGATTCTATGTACAGGCAGTCAGGGAGAGTATTATGCATCGCTTGCCAGGATTGCCCGTAAGCAACATGCTAGTATTGAGCTCAAGAGAGGTGATTCTGTGGTGATGAGTAATAGTATTATTCCCGGCAATGATCAAGCAATCAGCAAGCTTGTTGATCAGTTGATGCGCCTCGGTGCTTATGTCTATCAGGATTCATTCAGAGATTTTGATCAGATCGAGAATATTCACTCCAGTGGTCATGCGGGTGCTGAAGAGACCAAAGAGATGATCTCATTAGTTCGCCCAAGTTATTTTATACCAATCCATGGAGACTATAGCTTTTTAGTACGTAATGGTATTAATGCCCAGAGGGCAGGTATAAATCCTGATAATATTTTTGTTGTAGAGGATGGTCAATCCATCGAATTTAGTTTAGTCGACGGAATAGCCAAGGGTAGGCTTGGGCCAAAATTCCCTAGTGGACCGATTCTCTTGGGTGGAAGCAGGACTGGAGCTCAGGAAATCTCTCCTGTAGTAGTTAGAGATCGTAAATCAATGGGTGAAGATGGGGTATTCGTGTTGGTTGCTAATATCGATAAGCATACTGGTGTATTACTACATAGTCCCGATATTATATCGAGAGGATTTGTTTATATGAAAGACAATGAAGAATTGATATTCAAGGCGAGGTCCTTGGCAAAAAGGTTGATTACGGCTGCTGGGAAATCTGCCCAGACTCAACAATTCAAGAATAAGTTGCGAGAACGAGTTGGAGAAGTGTTGACCAATCAGACGGATAAGACTCCAATGGTCTTGGTGATCATAAATAGTATTTAAAAAACTTACAGCTAGATAAGAGGTTTGCTTAACTCCGACCCGACATTAGTTCCGGAATCAGATAATGCGAAATGCTGGATCTCTCATAAATCCTTACAGGATCTTGGAAGATGACGGCGTTGAGGCTTCGGATATTTGAGGGAGGAGGGGGATGAAAAGAAGGCTTTGGAATATGACAGGGTGAGACCTTTAGAATTTTGGTTGGTGACAAGATAAATATAAAGGGTGCGAATTTTGAAGGATAAACTCCTATCATTGTGTTATAGAGGATGGTCAATCATTAGAAGTATGCTCTGCGTGCATACTTAATAAAGATGGAATAGATATAATAATCTATTAGGGGTGCTAAGACCTTACTTTTTGGAAGAACAATAGATTGAGTATTAGAGACAAAGTCAACAAGGTATTAGAAAAGTTAATTAGCACTCTTGACATGAGAGTGCTAATTAATTAATATAGTAATGTGGCTAAACAAGAAATGGATCAACTAACTGCTAGGCAGGCAGAAGTATTAGCTAGAATCATTGAAATATATGCCGAACTTACGACTCCAGTAGGGTCAAAGATGCTATGCCAAGATTTTGAGTGTAGCTCTGCTACTATTAGATCTGAGATGGCCCAGCTTGAAAAGCTAGGTTATATCAAGCAGCCACATACTAGTTCTGGACGCTATCCAACGGATAAGGGTTATAGGTATTATGTTAATACTTTAAAAAACCAATCAAACCAGTTGATGTCCAGGGGTTATATGGGTATAGAGCGAGCTATCAATTCCTTGTCAGACAATAGAGAGGCGATGATCAGGAGGGCTGTATCAATGCTTGAGAATATTTCAGGAAATACCGCCTTTATTTACGACAGAAAGAACATCTATTTTTCGGGACTCAGGAGACTGTTTGCCCAGCCAGAATTACGGGATCATGCTAGAAGCATGGATGCCGCTAGATTTCTAGACAGTCTCGCTGAATGGCTAAGCAGGAGTGAATTAGAAAAGAAGACCACAGTATTCATTGGTATGGAGAATCCAGTGATCGGTACTAGCGGGCTCACTATGATTGTTACCGGTTTTGGTAGGAATCAGCCTGCTGCTAACTATCTAGGAATTGTTGGACCTACCAGACAAAGTTATAGGAAGGTAATCATGACAGTTGGGTTTATTAGTAATTTATTAGAGGAGGTATTGGAATAATATGAAAGTGTCAGATAGGAAAATTAAATCAAGCAAAGACCAAGATAAAGAGATAATTGAATTAACCAATTCATTACAAAGGTTGCAGGCCGAGTTTGACAACTATAGGAGAAGAGGAGAAGAGGAAAGATCTAGATTGTCATCCCAGATCAGGACTGGGTTATTAGAAGAGTTCTTGCCAGTATTGGACAACTTAAATCTAGCAAACAAAGCCATTCCTGATGATATAAAATCCAATTCTTGGGTCAAGGGCATGCAAGCAGTAGCCGGTCAGCTCGAGGCAGTGTTTGGTCAATTAGGTTTAAGTAGAGTAGTAAGCATTGGTCAACAATTTGATCCTGATAAGTATGAAGCAATTGAAGAAGTTTATTCAGATCGTCCCATTGGGGAAGTGATTGAAGAGCTAGCCAGTGGCTATGCTTATCAGGATAAGATTGTCAGATATGCAAAAGTAAAAATTAGTAAGGGTAGTCAATTACCCAAAGAGGAGAATAAATAATGGGAAAAATTATTGGAATTGATCTTGGTACTACCAATTCTGCTATGGCAGTGATGGAAGGTGGTAAGGCAACAATTATTACAAATACTGAAGGAAGCAGAACTACGCCTAGTGTAGTAGCGATTGGTAAAGATAAGGCAAGACTTGTTGGTCAGGCTGCTAAACGTCAGGCTGTTGTTAATCCAAAGAACACTATCTTTTCAGTCAAGAGATTAATTGGTCGTCTATTCAATGATCCAGAGGTTCAAAGAGACATTAAGTTGATGCCTTATGAAATCAAGAAGGGTGGCACCAGCGTCAAGGTTGCCATGGGAGACAAAGATTATACACCAGAAGAGATCTCAGCTATGATCTTGTCTAAGCTCAAAGCTGATGCCGAGAAATATCTTGGTCAAAAGATTACTGAAGCTGTGATAACTGTTCCTGCCTACTTTAATGATGCTCAACGTCAAGCTACCAAAGATGCGGGTAAGATCGCAGGCCTAGAGGTTAAAAGGATTATCAATGAACCGACAGCTGCAGCTTTGGCCTATGGTCTTGATAAGAAAAAAGAAGAAAAGGTTGTAGTATATGATCTTGGAGGCGGAACATTTGATGTTTCAATCTTGGAGCTAGGCGATGGCGTATTTGAAGTAAAGAGTACCAATGGAGATACCCATCTGGGTGGTGATGATTTCGATCTTGCTATCATTGGTTGGTTGGTTGATCAATTTAAGGCTGATCAAGGTGTTGATTTGAGCAATGATAAAACTGCAATGCAGAGAATCAAGGAAGCAGCCGAAAAGGCTAAGGTTGAGTTGTCATCAGCTCCGACTACAGAAATTAATCTGCCATTTATTACCGCAGATAGTAATGGTCCGAAACACCTAACAGTATCAATGACTAGGGCAGAGCTAGAAAAACTAGTCAGTCCAATAGTTGAAAAGACTCTCAAGCCATGCCAAGCAGCCTTAAAGGATGCTGGTTTAAGCAAGTCTGATATCGATGAAGTAATCTTGGTCGGTGGAATGACTAGAATGCCATTGGTTCAAGCTAAGGTAAAAGAGTTCTTTGAAAAGGAACCATTGACAGGGGTCAATCCAGATGAGGTAGTCGCATTAGGGGCTGCTGTTCAGGGTGGAGTTTTAGCCGGTGACGTCAAGGATGTCTTGCTCTTGGACGTTACACCATTATCTCTCGGACTTGAAACTATGGGTGGCGTATCTACTAAGTTGATTGAGCGCAACTCAACAATCCCCACAGCTAAGTCTCAAGTTTTTTCAACAGCCGCGGACAATCAGCCAAGTGTTGAAATCAATGTTTTGCAGGGAGAGCGAGAAATGGCCTCAGACAATAAGAGTCTTGGCAAGTTTATTTTAGATGGCATACCTCCAGCACCAAGGGGAGTACCCCAGGTAGAGGTAACGTTTGATATTGATGCCAATGGGATACTTAATGTTTCGGCAAAAGATAAGGGTACGGGTAAGGAACAAAAGATCACTATTCAGAATTCTGGCAATTTAGACAAAGCTGAAGTAGAAAAGATGCGTCAAGATGCTGAGAATCATGCAGAAGAAGACAAGCATAAACGCGAACTAGCTGAAACCAAGAATTTGGCCGAGTCTCTAGCTCATAGTACCGAAAAGAGCCTTGAGGAGCACAAAGACAAGCTAGAAGAATCAGACAAGACAGCTATAGAAGAAGCTCTGAAGTCCCTAAGGGAAAAACTATCAGGAGATGATAAGGATGCTATTGATCAAGCAGTTAAGGAATTGAGTGAGAAATCCCAAAAACTTGGAGAGATTGTCTATAAGCAGAGTCAGGAACAAGCAACTAGTGCAGAAGAAAACAAAGATGACTCTAGCTCTGACGACCAACCCGTAGAAGGCGAAGTGGTCGAATAGTCAGATGGCCAAGCGTGATTACTATCAGGTACTTGGTGTTCCTAGGACGGCTAGTGAAGAAGAAATTAAGAAGGCCTTCAGGAAGCTAGCCGTCAAACTTCACCCTGATAGGGAGGGTGGAGACGAGGCTAAGTTCAAGGAGGCCAACGAAGCCTATGAGGTTCTCAAGGATCCCAAGAAACGTCAGCTCTATGATCAGTTTGGCCATAATGCTGGGGCACATCAGGCAGGGGCTGGTTCCGGCCATCAGGGCTTCTCAGGCTTCTCGGGCTTCTCGGGTCAGGGTGTAGAATTTGACTTTGGCGATTTAGGCGGACTAGGAGATATCTTAGAAGGTATGTTTGGTGGAGGCTTCGGCTCTGGGTTTAGCCGTG
It encodes:
- the dnaK gene encoding molecular chaperone DnaK; the protein is MGKIIGIDLGTTNSAMAVMEGGKATIITNTEGSRTTPSVVAIGKDKARLVGQAAKRQAVVNPKNTIFSVKRLIGRLFNDPEVQRDIKLMPYEIKKGGTSVKVAMGDKDYTPEEISAMILSKLKADAEKYLGQKITEAVITVPAYFNDAQRQATKDAGKIAGLEVKRIINEPTAAALAYGLDKKKEEKVVVYDLGGGTFDVSILELGDGVFEVKSTNGDTHLGGDDFDLAIIGWLVDQFKADQGVDLSNDKTAMQRIKEAAEKAKVELSSAPTTEINLPFITADSNGPKHLTVSMTRAELEKLVSPIVEKTLKPCQAALKDAGLSKSDIDEVILVGGMTRMPLVQAKVKEFFEKEPLTGVNPDEVVALGAAVQGGVLAGDVKDVLLLDVTPLSLGLETMGGVSTKLIERNSTIPTAKSQVFSTAADNQPSVEINVLQGEREMASDNKSLGKFILDGIPPAPRGVPQVEVTFDIDANGILNVSAKDKGTGKEQKITIQNSGNLDKAEVEKMRQDAENHAEEDKHKRELAETKNLAESLAHSTEKSLEEHKDKLEESDKTAIEEALKSLREKLSGDDKDAIDQAVKELSEKSQKLGEIVYKQSQEQATSAEENKDDSSSDDQPVEGEVVE
- a CDS encoding polyribonucleotide nucleotidyltransferase yields the protein MNNIVHPFGKEYRQYETTFADKKLIVEVNKVAFQATGSALVRYGDTVLLATTTVSEQPNEFAGFFPLMVEYQERWYASGKIAGSRFVKREGRPSDRAVLISRLIDRPIRPLFPKGYRNSVQIVITALSIDPSIPTEVLGIIAASVSTILAGVPFDGPVAAAKFGIIDRKLAINPGIEEDQESRLELVVAGKQDSIMMVEAGANEVQEETIIKAFEQAIEAWQPVIELQKQIVQDLGIETKPYELFKPSQEVEQKIVEFLGDDWSQKLNLSSNNNRKEVISSLRDQVIEALAVSEYTPELAREISSDDIADRYPKGEVLEAFEGLVHKQVRQGILIDQERPDGRKSTDIRTLSMEVGFLPRTHGSAIFTRGATQTISVATLGSVGSAQLIDTMEEDTDKRYMHHYNFPPFSVGDARPMRSAGRREIGHGALAERAIEPMIPDKGQFPYTIRVVSDITSSSGSTSMASVCGSTLSLMDAGVPLKRPVSGIAMGLVIDKDNPGNYQILSDIQDAEDFAGDMDFKVAGTSTGITALQMDIKVKGLTLEILGKALDQAKQGRLEILGKMLEVIDQPRTSLSPFAPAIITIQIDPDKIGAVIGKGGETIQGIIADTGVEIDIQDDGQILITSPDQVASDRAIAIIQGLVAEPEIGKVYQVKVVKVLDFGAFVEYLPGKEGMIHISEIADKRIEDLTQEVEVGDQFEAKLIGVDDRGRVKLSKRAANQ
- a CDS encoding ribonuclease J produces the protein MDKPVRKSRFAISAKPLQSQKDQKPRPINSRQPRSSRQPSRQIKPSEPAKLPNLTPVPEATLRIIPMGGVGKEGIGKNMMAIEYQSDILIVDMGMAFPTEETPGIDYIIADPTYLEVNKHKIRGLLITHAHLDHIGGIPYILPKFPVPIYGSKFTVKFIEKNISEFKFTFKPQFRMIDPDLHEKVRIGVFDVEFVRVIHSIVDACAVVIGTPAGKIINTGDYRFDDNPYDGVFADKTRFKELGDQGILLLMADSTSCYKPGYSVSERIVNKGLEEVFEKAGDSRMIVSAFASSITRLQMILDLAYKYKRTVLVDGRSMLSNIELAIKYKYINVKPGAITPLKGSKKFPDSKTLILCTGSQGEYYASLARIARKQHASIELKRGDSVVMSNSIIPGNDQAISKLVDQLMRLGAYVYQDSFRDFDQIENIHSSGHAGAEETKEMISLVRPSYFIPIHGDYSFLVRNGINAQRAGINPDNIFVVEDGQSIEFSLVDGIAKGRLGPKFPSGPILLGGSRTGAQEISPVVVRDRKSMGEDGVFVLVANIDKHTGVLLHSPDIISRGFVYMKDNEELIFKARSLAKRLITAAGKSAQTQQFKNKLRERVGEVLTNQTDKTPMVLVIINSI
- a CDS encoding nucleotide exchange factor GrpE — encoded protein: MKVSDRKIKSSKDQDKEIIELTNSLQRLQAEFDNYRRRGEEERSRLSSQIRTGLLEEFLPVLDNLNLANKAIPDDIKSNSWVKGMQAVAGQLEAVFGQLGLSRVVSIGQQFDPDKYEAIEEVYSDRPIGEVIEELASGYAYQDKIVRYAKVKISKGSQLPKEENK
- a CDS encoding transcriptional regulator, which translates into the protein MAKQEMDQLTARQAEVLARIIEIYAELTTPVGSKMLCQDFECSSATIRSEMAQLEKLGYIKQPHTSSGRYPTDKGYRYYVNTLKNQSNQLMSRGYMGIERAINSLSDNREAMIRRAVSMLENISGNTAFIYDRKNIYFSGLRRLFAQPELRDHARSMDAARFLDSLAEWLSRSELEKKTTVFIGMENPVIGTSGLTMIVTGFGRNQPAANYLGIVGPTRQSYRKVIMTVGFISNLLEEVLE
- the truB gene encoding tRNA pseudouridine(55) synthase TruB; amino-acid sequence: MSYRQLDLDISEQRIPEGIYLVDKPAGWSSFDVVAKVRKLSGIKKVGHAGTLDPFATGLLVVMVGKQFTKQSDHYLGMEKLYRASVYLGNVSTSFDPEGDISPYSIIRPDTKQVVEALGLLSGNYLQMPPIYSAIKLAGKRAYKLAREGKKPEMQLRLVKIISVDKLEYTYPLVSFDIRVGSGTYIRSFANDLGVILGTGGYLKSLRRLEVGTQRLSN
- a CDS encoding uracil-DNA glycosylase translates to MSKSAKLQEIAEAIALDRLYSGALNPVPGSGNPDAKLVIIGEAPGKKEDQLGEPFVGRSGQVLNKMLEQIGLDRDQVFITNVVKYRPPDNRDPSEEEIVKSIQYLDQQLAVIDPELILLMGRHALNIFFPGVKISEAHSKLYKKDDRLYIPLFHPATTLYNPSNQQILSEGFAIVQQTLNKIKKFK
- the rpsO gene encoding 30S ribosomal protein S15 yields the protein MKLTAKQETIKKHANTAQDTGSAEVQVALLTERIIEMTEHLKVHKKDNHSRRGLLAMVSKRRKLLNYLQRTAPDKYTKLIKELSLRK